The Triticum aestivum cultivar Chinese Spring chromosome 3A, IWGSC CS RefSeq v2.1, whole genome shotgun sequence genome includes a region encoding these proteins:
- the LOC123058673 gene encoding early nodulin-like protein 1, whose translation MARVQQVLACLALAMAVCMPAASAFVFKAGGTGQWRVPGNGNAASYNTWAEHTRFRVGDAIAFTYQPGSDSVLIVDKKAYDACDTGSPVDTFSDGNTVFTFTVSGPFYFISGNKDNCNRGEKLVVVVMGPRAATNGTSTHAGALAPSPAGDNGGQFSPPSPPPPFGMNISPTGNPDQQNAAAGKAAGIAGTAALIIGTMLYSLV comes from the exons ATGGCACGGGTGCAGCAGGTTTTGGCGTGCCTGGCGCTGGccatggccgtgtgcatgcccgcCGCGTCCGCGTTCGTGTTCAAGGCCGGGGGCACGGGCCAGTGGCGCGTGCCGGGCAACGGCAACGCGGCCTCCTACAACACGTGGGCCGAGCACACCCGCTTCCGCGTCGGCGACGCAATAG CCTTCACGTACCAGCCCGGCAGCGACTCGGTGCTCATCGTCGACAAGAAGGCGTACGACGCCTGCGACACCGGCTCGCCGGTGGACACCTTCTCCGACGGCAACACCGTCTTCACCTTCACCGTCTCCGGGCCTTTCTACTTCATCAGCGGCAACAAGGACAACTGCAACCGCGGCGAGAAGCTGGTCGTCGTCGTCATGGGCCCCCGCGCCGCCACCAACGGCACCTCCACGCACGCGGGCGCGCTAGCCCCCTCGCCGGCTGGCGACAACGGCGGCCAGTTctcgccgccgtccccgccgcctcccTTCGGCATGAACATCTCGCCCACGGGGAACCCCGACCAGCAGAACGCCGCGGCCGGCAAGGCGGCAGGCATTGCCGGCACGGCCGCGCTCATCATCGGGACCATGCTCTACTCGCTTGTTTGA
- the LOC123062281 gene encoding homeobox-leucine zipper protein TF1: protein MTGNHGGRRRKAPQQDRPARDNDLDISQGNSDGQDGAEGSQPKRRLQRLTPQQTQVLEGFFGICAHPDENQRMGMSESTGLTMQQVKFWFQNKRTHMKHVTGKEETYRMKAQNEMLREENKRLASAAKTSFCPSCVALPGLSPSGEVQRLRQENEQLKQQLSQLRAEAHPSSSRPFQLDPSMENITGRENDMDAIAELAQSAMHEFVVLAEAGGPLWMPVPGGSFDVLNKMAYAQTFGARSSANVILGFMTEATRADDMVMMDAKQIVDYIMDSECYTSFCPGLLTSANTTKIYKWPTSAGYNGAMHLVTVETVFPSPLVPSRKCTFVRCCRDMQNGTVIIVDVSLDNGDGTVKCHKMPSGVLVRSLNSDASQVTVIEHVQVNDTGLHELYRPSLSGLMFGARRWVSSIVRQSARMRDLFVVSKSASNGNTNGRKTLMKIADGLLAGYASGIAAVPGGGWTILRGAGTEDDIRISYRRNNDDSNTAIVSVCASFHLPVPHRVTFDLLKNNLLRPKWDVLVNGNSVREEVAVCKGVGGGIDDVVSILHLKDPPTGENRDNIMILQNSSYDVSGAFMVYCPVNIQLMNEIMSPSDTAESNKVSLYPTGFYLLPVEDTALGLGEGGATLVTVGFQIMLKLARGTGLYPRSASTAVGLMTENIATIKKTLTSSHPIFYRRQPPNNFI from the exons ATGACTGGCAATCATGGTGGGCGTAGGAGAAAGGCG CCGCAACAGGACCGTCCAGCACGCGACAATGACTTGGACATATCACAAGGCAACTCCGATGGACAAGATGGCGCCGAGGGGTCACAGCCCAAGAGGCGCCTGCAGAGGCTCACCCCCCAGCAAACCCAAGTGCTTGAAGG GTTTTTCGGCATATGCGCGCACCCTGACGAGAATCAAAGGATGGGGATGAGCGAGTCGACAGGTCTCACGATGCAGCAAGTCAAGTTTTGGTTTCAGAACAAGAGGACACATATGAAG CATGTGACTGGAAAAGAAGAGACCTACAGGATGAAAGCGCAGAATGAGATGCTGAGGGAGGAGAACAAGAGGCTTGCATCCGCAGCCAAGACTTCATTTTGCCCCTCCTGCGTTGCTTTACCAGGACTGAGTCCCTCTGGGGAGGTGCAGAGGCTAAGGCAGGAAAACGAGCAACTGAAGCAACAG CTCTCACAGCTGCGTGCTGAAGCGCATCCAAGTTCAAGCCGTCCTTTTCAACTTGACCCATCCATGGAGAATATCACTGGAAGAGAGAATGACATGGATGCGATTGCTGAACTCGCTCAAAGTGCAATGCACGAGTTTGTCGTTCTGGCCGAAGCCGGCGGACCTCTGTGGATGCCTGTCCCTGGTGGTTCCTTTGACGTGCTGAACAAGATGGCTTATGCTCAAACATTTGGCGCAAGAAGCAGTGCAAATGTGATACTAGGATTCATGACCGAGGCTACTCGTGCTGATGACatggtcatgatggacgccaagcagatTGTGGACTACATCATGGATTCT GAGTGCTACACATCTTTCTGTCCTGGACTTCTGACCAGTGCAAATACCACCAAGATTTACAAGTGGCCTACCAGTGCAGGCTACAATGGGGCTATGCATCTG GTGACCGTCGAGACGGTGTTCCCATCACCACTGGTGCCATCTAGGAAATGCACATTCGTGAGGTGCTGCAGGGATATGCAAAATGGGACAGTGATCATCGTTGATGTGTCTTTGGACAACGGTGACGGCACCGTCAAATGCCACAAAATGCCATCAGGAGTGCTAGTTCGGAGCCTGAATTCCGACGCCAGCCAG GTCACTGTCATAGAGCATGTCCAAGTGAATGATACTGGTCTTCACGAGCTCTACCGCCCAAGCTTGAGCGGACTGATGTTCGGAGCTAGGCGCTGGGTGTCGAGCATCGTGCGACAAAGCGCACGCATGAGAGATCTCTTCGTTGTCAGCAAAAGCGCCTCGAACG GCAACACAAATGGGAGGAAGACCCTCATGAAGATAGCGGACGGCCTGCTCGCGGGCTACGCCAGCGGCATTGCCGCCGTCCCTGGGGGCGGATGGACCATCCTGCGTGGCGCTGGCACGGAAGACGACATCAGGATCTCGTACAGGAGGAACAACGATGACAGCAACACCGCCATCGTGTCCGTGTGCGCGTCGTTCCATCTGCCAGTGCCGCACAGGGTGACGTTTGATCTGCTCAAGAACAACCTGTTGCGCCCAAAG TGGGATGTGCTGGTGAACGGTAATTCGGTGAGGGAGGAAGTCGCTGTATGCAAAGGCGTAGGAGGAGGAATTGATGATGTTGTCTCCATACTGCATCTCAAG GATCCGCCCACCGGGGAGAACAGGGACAACATCATGATCCTCCAGAACAGCAGCTACGATGTGTCAGGCGCGTTCATGGTCTACTGCCCAGTCAACATCCAACTGATGAATGAGATCATGAGCCCCAGCGACACGGCGGAGAGCAACAAGGTGTCCCTCTACCCCACCGGCTTCTACCTCCTCCCCGTCGAGGACACTGCCCTTGGCCTCGGCGAGGGTGGAGCAACTCTTGTGACCGTGGGGTTCCAGATTATGCTCAAGCTCGCTCGTGGCACCGGCCTGTATCCTAGGTCCGCGTCCACGGCCGTCGGTCTGATGACAGAAAACATTGCTACCATCAAGAAGACTCTGACCAGCAGCCACCCCATCTTCTATAGGAGGCAGCCCCCCAACAATTTCATCTAG
- the LOC123062283 gene encoding pentatricopeptide repeat-containing protein At1g69290, with protein sequence MRALLSVRLRRLLSLPLRARPSSSSSSSSSSSSSGGTHEIPTLYSFLQPNIFAPRPRPQPPPPQPHPSPDPAPKALPVADAVALEESLLAAVAEGRSDDAWLAFKSLAAASLSPSPPAAAALVSHLVADNHRLGLKRAFAAAVFLLEKSPHASPLLEAALGALFSSLAASGSAAPALALARALLGCGRRLPAFSAWGLPLIDLTRADTASFAAFLKVFEEACKLMAEEKSPAVVAVMRPDLAACNAVLDGCCRRLGSVADAEKVLEIMPAVGVSPDVESFGHLAFLYAWRAVPSRVDELDKLLEALGFSKKGFFKNLVSGYLKSCSFESVSSIILRAVEERRVGDGNPFDDECYTEVAQCFVDNGRIRELAQLIFQAQEIELTHQLPVVDDSVGFGIVNACVGLGLLNKAHNILDEMTAQGASVGLAIYSPILKAYCKEQKTAEAAQLVAEISAAGLQLDAGSYDALIDASMTAHDFQSAFALFKDMREARLPDLRTSYLTIMTGLTENNRPELMASFLDAVVDDPRIEIATHDWNSIIHAFCKVGRLEDARRTYRRMLFLLYEPNNQTYLSLINGYLSAEKYFNVLILWTEVRRKGADFNHELIDAFLHALVKGGFFDMAMQVIEKAQELKIFVDKWRHKQAFMETHKKLKVAKLRKRNFRKMEALIAFKNWAGLNS encoded by the coding sequence ATGCGCGCCCTCCTCTCCGTCCGCCTCCGGCGCCTGCTCTCTCTGCCCCTAAGAGcgaggccctcctcctcctcctcctcctcctcctcctcttcctcctccggcgGAACCCACGAGATCCCCACCCTCTATTCCTTCCTCCAGCCTAACATCTTCGCGCCGCGCCCCAGGCCCCAACCCCCGCCGCCACAACCACATCCCTCACCGGACCCCGCGCCCAAAGCCCTGCCCGTCGCGGACGCCGTCGCGCTCGAGGAAAGcctgctcgccgccgtcgccgaggGCCGCTCGGATGACGCGTGGCTCGCGTTCAAGTCCCTGGCGGCGGCCTCCCTCTCGCCGTCGCCTCCCGCCGCGGCGGCCCTCGTATCCCACCTCGTCGCGGACAACCACCGCCTTGGCCTCAAGCGCGCCTTTGCCGCCGCCGTCTTCCTGCTGGAGAAGAGCCCCCATGCCTCCCCCCTCCTGGAGGCCGCGCTCGgggctctcttctcctccctcgcCGCGTCGGGCTCCGCCGCCCCGGCGCTGGCCCTCGCGCGTGCTCTCCTCGGCTGCGGGCGCCGCCTGCCGGCTTTCTCCGCCTGGGGCCTTCCGCTGATAGACCTCACCCGCGCTGACACAGCCTCCTTTGCGGCCTTCTTGAAGGTGTTTGAAGAAGCCTGCAAGCTCATGGCGGAGGAGAAGtctccggctgtggtagcggtcATGCGGCCTGATCTCGCGGCCTGCAATGCTGTTCTTGATGGATGCTGCCGCAGGCTCGGCTCAGTCGCAGATGCTGAGAAGGTCTTGGAGATTATGCCAGCTGTTGGGGTGTCGCCAGATGTGGAGAGCTTTGGACATCTTGCATTCTTGTATGCGTGGAGAGCTGTTCCAAGCCGGGTCGATGAGCTCGATAAGTTGCTGGAAGCTCTGGGCTTCAGCAAGAAAGGGTTTTTCAAGAATTTAGTGAGTGGGTATTTGAAGTCTTGCAGCTTTGAGTCAGTTTCCTCAATCATACTTCGTGCGGTGGAGGAGAGAAGAGTTGGGGATGGCAATCCATTTGATGATGAGTGCTACACTGAGGTCGCACAATGCTTTGTTGATAATGGAAGGATCAGGGAACTGGCTCAGTTGATCTTCCAAGCACAAGAGATTGAGTTGACACATCAATTGCCAGTAGTTGATGATTCTGTTGGGTTTGGGATTGTCAATGCTTGTGTCGGACTTGGTCTATTGAACAAGGCTCATAACATACTTGACGAAATGACTGCCCAAGGAGCCTCTGTGGGGCTAGCTATATACTCCCCAATCTTGAAAGCATATTGCAAGGAGCAGAAGACTGCAGAGGCTGCACAGCTCGTGGCGGAGATTAGCGCAGCAGGGCTACAGCTTGATGCTGGCAGTTATGATGCTCTTATTGATGCTTCCATGACAGCCCATGATTTCCAGTCTGCGTTTGCACTTTTCAAAGATATGAGGGAGGCGAGGCTACCAGATCTTAGGACAAGCTATCTTACTATAATGACAGGCTTGACGGAGAACAACCGGCCTGAGCTCATGGCATCATTCTTGGATGCAGTGGTTGATGACCCGAGAATAGAGATTGCTACACATGATTGGAACTCTATAATACATGCCTTTTGCAAGGTTGGGAGGTTAGAGGATGCTCGAAGAACATACCGAAGGATGCTATTCCTGTTATATGAACCAAACAATCAGACATACCTCTCACTTATCAATGGGTATCTCTCAGCAGAGAAGTACTTTAATGTGCTCATACTATGGACAGAAGTGAGGAGGAAGGGGGCTGATTTTAACCACGAGTTGATTGATGCCTTTCTGCATGCTTTGGTCAAGGGTGGATTTTTTGATATGGCAATGCAGGTGATTGAGAAGGCACAAGAGTTGAAAATATTTGTAGATAAGTGGAGGCACAAACAAGCCTTCATGGAAACCCACAAGAAGCTAAAAGTGGCGAAGCTGAGAAAACGCAACTTTAGGAAAATGGAAGCTCTGATCGCATTCAAGAACTGGGCGGGTCTTAACTCATAA